Proteins found in one Plasmodium sp. gorilla clade G2 genome assembly, chromosome: 14 genomic segment:
- a CDS encoding protein arginine N-methyltransferase 1 — translation MTNKFNKINKNNYETREAVYYDKGSRINSNKEKEMKEFKEDELKEFFNKWNPFYKEKLNGEIEKKNFINFDGEKKLENGNNEYFNSYNYIHIHEDMIKDEVRTRTYYDSIRKNEHLIKDKIVLDVGCGTGILSFFAATHGAKHVYSIEKSDIIYTAIKIRDENNLTEKVTFLKGLAEEIELPVDKVDIIISEWMGYCLLYENMLDTVLYCRDKWLKEGGLIFPDKAHMYIAGIEDSLYREEKFDFWKNCYDLNFSSVLPIIKEEVVIDYVDRNFVVTDSCCILTLDLNTCTTDQLSFVSPFQLKMIRKDYLHALVIWFDISFSACHTEVSFTTGPYGAHTHWKQIVLYTDHILTAERNEILKGIFALKRNQKNKRHIDMKLHYIFDGVHTKAKSTQLFNIS, via the coding sequence atgacgaACAAAttcaacaaaataaataagaataattacGAAACACGAGAAGCAGTTTATTACGATAAGGGAAGTAGAATTAATTCGaacaaagaaaaagaaatgaaagaGTTTAAGGAAGATGAACtaaaagaattttttaataaatggaATCCgttttataaagaaaaattaaatggtgagatagaaaagaaaaactttataaattttgatggagaaaaaaaactggaaaatggaaataatgaatattttaattcttacaactatatacatatacatgaAGATATGATAAAAGATGAAGTAAGAACACGAACATATTATGATTctataagaaaaaatgaacatttaataaaagataaaatagtTTTGGATGTAGGTTGTGGTACAGGTatcctttctttttttgcaGCAACACATGGTGCCAAACATGTATATAGCATTGAAAAAagtgatataatatatacagctataaaaataagggatgaaaataatttgacTGAGAAAGTAACATTTCTTAAAGGATTAGCAGAAGAAATTGAATTACCTGTTGATAAGgttgatataataatatcagaATGGATGGGatattgtttattatatgaaaatatgcTTGATACAGTTTTATATTGTAGAGATAAATGGTTAAAGGAAGGTGGATTAATTTTTCCTGACAAAGCACATATGTATATTGCAGGAATTGAAGACAGTTTATATAGAGAAGAAAAATTTGATTTTTGGAAAAATTGTTATgatttaaatttttcatCTGTTTTACCAATAATTAAAGAAGAAGTTGTTATAGATTATGTAGATAGAAATTTTGTTGTGACAGATTCATGTTGTATATTAACTTTAGATTTAAATACATGTACAACAGATCAATTATCATTTGTTTCACCTTTTCAATTAAAAATGATCAGAAAAGATTATTTACATGCACTAGTCATATGGTttgatatatcattttcCGCTTGTCATACGGAAGTTAGTTTTACCACAGGACCATATGGAGCACATACTCATTGGAAACAAATTGTTCTTTACACAGATCACATTTTAACAGCTGAGagaaatgaaatattaaaaggtATATTTGCTTTGAAaagaaatcaaaaaaataaaagacatATTGATATGAAGTtgcattatatttttgacGGTGTGCACACAAAAGCGAAGTCTAcacaattatttaatattagctag
- a CDS encoding dynein-associated protein, putative: MIDYYYCYSKKKSDIGKKCLFKKSKSQIIGRIEANEELKKKYIYKENIYYNDDNIKKYSEQYVNIESLKLENKFFYHNEGGWTKDVDISEQQNKIKYIKRLDKDINLINSLKILMNETTKILNKNNSINIYEEYFKNDLQNEENFKIKSILVIKDKMRKYQRFITSIKWSTDNTYKLAISYCVNDYQKILNNSPKNCLLYNLNQINNPYQTLYSKTFIKCMRFNHKNSDLLLAGSYDGTVNLWDLRKKNTLCESSSINVSHKNTVHDIIWLQTKTNNHCLSISSDGLSLIWDIRNFTEPIESFYLNKDPSEICELVETTNNELQDLSKISNDINNNNSNNINILHNNNTNVNTMNKLLFNNATSTITSKNLYYSPNCLEWNLEAGPSKILIGTDEGYILSLSKRQAKNLELLQKYGASNEKHLSSITSIKRIPINLKYFLSTDKWGFNIWSEDIKFPIISNYYNECVINKGLWIYDSLFFMIIRKDGYLDFWNLLYNFNQPIIKHKICNCSITEIDSHANNKYVAIGNELGDIHILKLGDSFCKNSSEEKNALDELFERESKREKNLEYIRKQLNCVKKTKEYLNVQDIEILEDVLRETEKEYESIT, encoded by the coding sequence ATGATTGATTACTATTATTGctattccaaaaaaaaaagcgaCATCGGTAAGAAATGTTTATTTAAGAAAAGCAAGAGCCAGATAATAGGAAGGATTGAAGCCAACGaggaattaaaaaagaaatatatttataaagagaatatatattataatgatgataatataaaaaaatatagtgaGCAGTATGTAAATATTGAGAGTttaaaattagaaaataaatttttttatcataatgaAGGTGGATGGACAAAAGATGTAGATATAAGTGaacaacaaaataaaataaaatatattaagaggttagataaagatataaatttaattaatagtttaaaaatattaatgaatgaaacaacaaaaatattaaataaaaataatagtataaatatatatgaagaatattttaaaaatgatttacagaatgaagaaaattttaaaataaaatctaTATTAGTTATTAAAGAtaaaatgagaaaatatCAAAGATTTATTACATCTATTAAATGGTCTACagataatacatataaattagcTATATCATATTGTGTAAATGATTATCAAAAAATTCTAAATAATTCACCTAAaaattgtttattatataatttaaatcaaATTAATAATCCTTATCAAACTTTATATTCtaaaacatttataaaatgtatgaGATTTAATCATAAGAATTCAGATCTATTATTAGCTGGTTCATATGATGGCACAGTTAACTTATGGGAtctaagaaaaaaaaatactttatGTGAATCATCATCTATAAATGTAAGTCATAAAAATACAGTTCATGATATTATATGGTTacaaacaaaaacaaataatcatTGTTTATCTATATCTAGTGATGGTTTATCTTTAATTTGGGATATACGAAATTTTACTGAACCTATTGAATCcttttatttgaataaagATCCTTCAGAGATATGTGAGCTAGTTGAAACTACAAACAATGAGTTACAAGATCTTTCAAAAATATCTAAcgacataaataataataatagtaataatattaatatattgcATAATAACAATACAAACGTAAATACaatgaataaattattatttaataatgcCACTTCTACCATTACttctaaaaatttatattacagTCCAAATTGTTTAGAATGGAATCTAGAAGCTGGACCATCCAAAATTTTAATAGGAACAGATGAaggatatattttatctttatccAAAAGACAAGCCAAAAATTTAGAACTACTACAAAAATATGGAGCATCAAATGAAAAACATCTTTCTAGTATTACAAGTATTAAAAGAATACCAAtcaatttaaaatattttttatcaacaGATAAATGGGGATTTAATATCTGGTCAGAAGATATTAAATTTCCAATCAtttcaaattattataatgaatgTGTTATTAATAAAGGTTTATGGATTTATGATTCTTTATTCTTTATGATAATACGAAAAGATGGATACTTAGATTTCTGGAACCtactttataattttaatcaACCTATTATTAAACATAAAATTTGTAATTGCTCAATCACTGAAATAGATTCACAtgcaaataataaatatgtagcTATAGGAAACGAACTGGGAGATATACATATACTGAAACTTGGAGATAGCTTTTGTAAAAATTCtagtgaagaaaaaaatgcaCTTGATGAACTCTTTGAGAGAGAATCCAAACGTGAAAAAAATCTAGAATACATCAGAAAACAACTTAACTGTGTCAAGAAAACAAAggaatatttaaatgttcAAGATATTGAAATTTTAGAAGACGTATTAAGAGAAACAGAAAAGGAATACGAATCAATAACATGA
- a CDS encoding MORN repeat protein, putative: MSRIIYSDEKKNKGKYIYANGNIYEGEFKNEKFHGEGMLIFKNQGKYKGKWENGKFVDGKYYFSDGLQYEDNWTYLIDSPYFYNEKINNNEIIYIEEKKNSYLDDIYDIGDGYCDINKQIVYDFKNNKEIRKINEREKNWIKNHCSKY; encoded by the exons ATGTCAAGAATTATTTATTCagacgaaaaaaaaaacaaagggaaatatatttatgcaaATGGGAATATATATGAGGGtgaatttaaaaatgaaaaatttcaTGGGGAag gtATGTTAATTTTTAAGAATCAAGGAAAATATAAGGGGAAATGGGAAAATGGGAAATTTGTTGAtggtaaatattattttagtGATGGATTACAATATGAAGATAATTGGACTTATTTAATTGATAGtccttatttttataatgaaaaaattaataacaatgaaattatttatattgaagaaaaaaaaaattcatactTAGATGATATTTACGATATTG gGGATGGGTACTGTGacataaataaacaaattgtTTATGATTTTAAGAATAACAAAGAAATTAGAAAAATCAATGAGAGAGAAAAAAACTGGATTAAAAACCATTGTTCGAAGTATTAA
- a CDS encoding ATP-binding cassette sub-family G member 2, giving the protein MDLKGWISKKSSNVSYEKIKYEFSNVKYSVDHGRLEILHGIKGILLPKTITVIMGPSGSGKTTLLNILSMKVTEGVEGEFLINDMNRMKNIKRHMGYVLQDDYFFSRLTVYETIEFTAKLKLDIRDKKKLNELVHSVLDIMSLTHVKDTIVGDAFIRGISGGQRKRLSIANEILSNPPLLLMDEPTSGLDSSSALSLVECIQRIAQTSNTTIISSLHQPSSQVFSKFDRLIAITNGYIIYHGKTTDLNKYLKKVGFICPYGWNVADYLMDILCNKKFEAILIDNYNKYLHFDHDVGYYMNVKAIDSKIIHDDYDSIIENINESTAKNSQGNNKSSTNISSINKSPILSTQEKKTRDHDILKFKAVELLISLQENKTPYIRQNFFLLIRGLKKIITDEITIIKVIDLVVILTLFGVLWLHTFKEETEEGIIDTIGAIFFILSYWTFYPAYLSLYSFPSEREVIAKERNMKTFQVSNYFLSKLLAEFIYFFMIIAFWILVTHLILYGTLKFGIYLSYAFITLLNALISSSLGYFISTLFDNFSKAVSFLSVVLLTMTLTNGFYVEISKLDVPFRYLQWLSYQTYSASVLAKIKFDDALIKCSPDNNSIPCKNNGFFPGELIVQKRFATLHISISVFILISFYSVIKIFTYVSLRWSQALKMK; this is encoded by the coding sequence ATGGATTTGAAGGGGTGGATTTCAAAAAAAAGCTCTAACGTgtcatatgaaaaaataaaatatgaattttCAAATGTAAAATATTCAGTGGATCATGGTAGATTAGAAATATTGCATGGCATCAAAGGTATATTATTACCTAAAACAATTACAGTTATAATGGGTCCCAGTGGAAGTGGTAAAACAACATTGTTGAATATTTTATCTATGAAAGTAACTGAAGGTGTAGAAGGagaatttttaataaatgatatgaatcgaatgaaaaatataaaaagacatATGGGTTATGTATTACAagatgattattttttttcaagatTAACTGTATATGAAACTATTGAATTTACAGCTAAATTAAAATTAGATATTagggataaaaaaaaattaaatgaattagTTCATTCAGTTTTAGATATTATGAGTTTAACACATGTAAAAGATACTATAGTAGGTGATGCATTTATTAGAGGTATTAGTGGAGGTCAAAGAAAAAGATTATCTATAgcaaatgaaatattatctAATCCACCTTTATTATTAATGGATGAACCCACAAGTGGATTAGATTCATCATCTGCATTATCATTAGTTGAATGTATTCAAAGAATAGCTCAAACTTCTAATACAActattatttcttctttgCATCAACCAAGTAGTCAAGTGTTTTCAAAATTTGATAGATTAATTGCTATTACTAAtggttatattatatatcatgGGAAAACTACAGatctaaataaatatttaaaaaaagtagGATTTATTTGTCCTTATGGATGGAATGTAGCAGATTATCTAATggatatattatgtaataaaaaatttgaagCAATATTaattgataattataataaatatttacatttcgATCATGATGTTGGATACTATATGAATGTGAAAGCTATTGATAGTAAAATTATTCATGATGATTATGATAGtattattgaaaatataaatgaaagtaCAGCTAAAAATTCACAAggtaataataaatcatcaACAAATATATcttcaataaataaatcacCTATATTATCTacacaagaaaaaaaaacaagagATCATGATATTCTTAAATTTAAAGCTGttgaattattaatttcattacaagaaaataaaacacCTTATATTAGacaaaattttttcttattaatcAGAGGTCTCAAAAAAATCATAACAGATGAAATTACAATTATTAAAGTTATAGATCTAGTTGttatattaacattatttGGTGTGTTATGGTTACATACATTTAAAGAAGAAACAGAAGAAGGTATAATAGATACTATTGGGGCTATCTTTTTTATACTTTCTTATTGGACTTTTTATCCAGCTTATCtatctttatattcatttccATCCGAAAGAGAAGTAATAGCAAAAGAACGTAATATGAAAACATTCCAAGTTagtaattattttctttctaaattattagctgaatttatttatttttttatgattataGCATTCTGGATATTAGTAACACatcttatattatatggGACTTTAAAATTTGGTATATATCTAAGTTATGCTTTTATCACTTTATTAAATGCTTTAATTAGTAGTTCATTAGGATATTTCATATCAACATTATTTGATAACTTTAGTAAGGCAGTTAGCTTTCTATCTGTAGTTCTATTAACTATGACTTTAACAAATGGATTCTATGTAGAAATAAGTAAACTAGATGTACCATTCAGATATCTACAATGGTTATCTTATCAAACATATTCTGCTTCAGTATTagcaaaaattaaatttgaTGATGCACTTATAAAATGTTCACCTGATAATAATTCTATACCATGTAAAAATAATGGCTTCTTCCCAGGAGAACTCATAGTTCAAAAAAGATTTGCTACATTGCATATTTCCATTTCAGTCTTTATTCTAATCTCTTTTTATTccgttataaaaatatttacttACGTCTCTTTAAGATGGTCACAAGccttaaaaatgaaatga
- a CDS encoding phosphoenolpyruvate carboxylase, whose protein sequence is MSNYNNFIYCSGTEDDHGHNTDNGGKDDEKLKFLIEGKMIEKIGCVDFIKPLKDDIKALDFLLFDMLKDNLPNNLFEILCTIHDLSETYSENPNDDNFIKLKDCIYNLKDEYLGTIVNAFGHMCVISNFAEWAHRGRRRKAFDKSFIPNDKIYGSVNETLKGTFNILIQNGFQLNDIYEQLCNQTIEFVLTTHPTQAIRTSLLKNYIRLGELLLKLDNTDKELYKKKLLYDNLKTNLLSSWKTDVIRRIKPTPIDEAISLVDIVENCIFYRIPNIIRYIDNVLFEYNLPPVKLNSKLCIFSSWAGGDRDGNPFVLPETTKYVCYMNKIRGCELFIPMIEILIRDLTLHHCTQHFRSYVKLLEDEVSEYIFDKDHKYLAKKFQWFSPFSKSNKKEIYRRALLVVWAKLKSVVEVYKSLISNQRVDEDYKKLMFHNSDEFEEILLECYKSLVESGNTLIAEGYLKDVIRNVKIFGLHLMKLDIRQESEKHISTMNYICQKLNMKKYSLLNEDEKMNFLTDILNSNRPLIPKNIEEEEDVPNDFINVIKTFDVCSQIEDSALGAYIVSMCTNASDILLVEVFQKEMKKGTQRKTQRVVPLLETIQSLQNSSVILENLLKNTWYRKHLTTNFEDKQEIMIGYSDSGKDGGRLTSAWELFKAQEKLVHIGKKYSVEIRFFHGRGGSVSRGGGPQHLAILSQPINTIKNYLRVTIQGEVITQDFCLKGMALRSVEIYMSALLKCSLLKNTLVIKKEWRDLMDEISEISTKEYRKVVYENKDFVKYFRCATPEIEIGKLNLGSRPSKRKEGNVESLRAIPWVFSWTQNRMHLSVWLGIEKIYDYLLNNNKLHIIQDMYTHWPFCTSFFNLISMVMAKASIQISQEYDILVPEELKYIGVLLREKLKKSMQLTFLVTNEKKFCDNDQLTKRSIECRTKWVTVCNLIQIQALKRLREKESKQKNENKDEFLNKDNTSHTNITHNYKIFENTLRPSTNECTDKQNIKQDNKQLNNNMENNNIQNDNINDLNTLKTNYIENYNFKKEKELFNNDEQEHMEPINKNSNVRINSYLSRKKKKLIKNPKFHPLIESHSYVFPQSETENESFFDYVKNIDSNFERIPSRTNVSTYDEATNKFIDYTSLNDALIVSIKAIAAGMQNTG, encoded by the coding sequence ATGAGCAATTATAACAATTTCATTTATTGTAGTGGTACAGAAGATGACCACGGGCATAATACCGATAATGGAGGAAAAGAcgatgaaaaattaaaatttttgatTGAAGGAAAAATGATAGAAAAGATAGGGTGTGTTGATTTTATAAAACCTTTaaaagatgatataaaagcattagattttttattatttgatatgttaaaagataatttacctaataatttatttgaaatCTTATGTACTATTCATGATTTATCTGAAACATATAGTGAAAATccaaatgatgataattttataaaattaaaagattgtatatataatttaaaagatgaATATTTAGGTACTATTGTAAATGCCTTTGGACATATGTGTGTTATATCTAATTTTGCAGAATGGGCTCATAGAGGAAGACGAAGAAAAGCATTTGATAAATCTTTTATAcctaatgataaaatatatggatCAGTTAATGAAACCTTAAAAGgtacatttaatattttaatacaaaATGGTTTTcaattaaatgatatatatgaacagTTATGTAACCAGACTATTGAATTTGTATTAACTACACATCCAACACAAGCTATTCGAACAtctcttttaaaaaattatataagattaggtgaattattattaaaattagataatactgataaagaattatataaaaagaaattattatatgataatttaaaaacgaatttattatcatcttgGAAAACTGATGTTATTCGAAGAATAAAACCAACACCTATTGATGAAGCTATATCTTTAGTTGACATTGTTGAgaattgtattttttatcgTATACCAAAtattataagatatattgataatgtgttatttgaatataatttACCACCTGTTAAATTAAATTCTAAACTTTGTATTTTCTCATCATGGGCAGGAGGTGATCGTGATGGTAATCCATTTGTATTACCCGAAACTACAAAATATGTATgctatatgaataaaattagAGGATGTGAATTATTTATTCCTATGATTGAAATATTAATTCGAGATTTAACATTACATCATTGTACACAACATTTTAGATCTTATGTAAAACTTTTAGAAGATGAAGTttcagaatatatatttgataaagATCATAAATACCTAGCCAAAAAATTTCAATGGTTTTCTCCTTTTTcaaaatcaaataaaaaagaaatatatcgTAGAGCTTTATTAGTTGTATGGgcaaaattaaaaagtgtAGTTGAAGTTTATAAATCATTAATATCAAATCAAAGAGTTGATgaagattataaaaaattaatgtttCATAATTCTGATGAATTTGAAGAAATTTTATTAGAATGTTATAAAAGTTTAGTTGAATCTGGTAATACATTAATTGCAGAAGGATATTTAAAAGATGTTATTAGAAATGTTAAAATTTTTGGTTTACATTTAATGAAATTAGATATAAGACAAGAATCTGAAAAACACATATCTacaatgaattatatatgtcagaaattaaatatgaaaaaatattcacttttaaatgaagatgaaaaaatgaatttcTTAACAGATATTCTTAATTCAAATAGACCTTTAATACcaaaaaatattgaagaagaagaagatgttccaaatgattttataaatgttataaaaactTTTGATGTCTGTTCACAAATTGAAGATAGTGCATTAGGTGCATATATAGTTTCGATGTGTACAAATGCTTCTGATATTTTATTAGTAGAAGTATTtcaaaaagaaatgaaaaaaggtACTCAAAGAAAAACACAAAGAGTAGTACCATTATTAGAAACTATTCAATCATTACAAAACTCCTCTGTTATATtagaaaatttattaaaaaatacatgGTATCGTAAACATTTAACAACAAATTTTGAAGATAAACAAGAAATTATGATTGGTTATTCAGATTCTGGAAAAGATGGTGGAAGATTAACATCTGCATGGGAATTATTTAAAGCACAAGAAAAACTTGTACATATaggtaaaaaatattctGTAGAAATACGCTTCTTTCATGGTAGAGGTGGAAGTGTAAGTAGAGGTGGTGGACCTCAACATTTAGCTATATTATCTCAACCTATTAAtactattaaaaattatttaagagTTACTATACAAGGTGAAGTTATAACACAAGACTTTTGTTTAAAAGGTATGGCATTACGATCtgttgaaatatatatgagtGCTCTTTTAAAATGctcattattaaaaaatactcttgttataaaaaaagaatggaGAGATTTAATGGATGAAATTAGTGAAATAAGTACAAAAGAATATCGAAAAGTtgtttatgaaaataaagatttTGTTAAATATTTTAGATGTGCTACACCAGAAATTGAAATAGGGAAATTAAATCTAGGTTCAAGACCatcaaaaagaaaagaaggaAATGTAGAATCTTTAAGAGCAATACCTTGGGTTTTTTCATGGACACAAAATAGAATGCATTTATCTGTATGGTTAGGTATTGAAAAAatttatgattatttattaaataataataaattacatattataCAAGATATGTATACACATTGGCCATTCTGTACTagcttttttaatttaattagtATGGTTATGGCTAAAGCTAGTATACAAATATCACAAGAATATGATATTCTAGTACCagaagaattaaaatatattggtGTTCTATTAAGAGAAAAACTTAAAAAATCTATGCAACTAACATTCCTTGTgacaaatgaaaaaaaattttgtgaTAATGATCAACTCACCAAAAGATCTATTGAATGTCGTACTAAATGGGTAACTGTTTGTAATTTGATACAAATACAAGCACTTAAAAGATTAAGAGAAAAAGAAagtaaacaaaaaaatgaaaataaagatgaatTTCTTAATAAGGATAATACTAGTCATACAAATATTACAcacaattataaaatttttgaaaACACATTACGACCTTCAACAAATGAATGTACagataaacaaaatataaaacaagaTAATAAGCaattgaataataatatggaaaataataatatccaaaatgataatattaatgatttaaatactcttaaaacaaattatatagaaaattataattttaaaaaagaaaaagaattatttaataatgatgaacaAGAACATATGGAacctataaataaaaatagtaatGTTCGTATTAATTCTTATTTaagtagaaaaaaaaaaaaattaatcaaAAATCCTAAATTCCATCCATTAATTGAATCACATTCATATGTATTCCCACAAAGTGAAACAGAAAATGAAAGCTTCTTTGattatgttaaaaatatagattcAAATTTTGAAAGAATACCATCAAGAACTAATGTTTCTACATATGATGAGGCTACAAACAAATTTATTGATTACACTTCGCTTAATGATGCATTAATAGTCTCTATAAAGGCCATAGCAGCAGGAATGCAAAACACAGGATGa
- a CDS encoding ubiquinol-cytochrome c reductase hinge protein, putative, translating to MSYPYYTEFFVRYPKFQERDEKERTVDPRIELEKKCAVKCVRPVNEYQSCVSRVKARTDNKGNCLGQYEQLYICIDHCVAKDLFNYLA from the coding sequence atGTCCTATCCATACTATACAGAATTTTTTGTTCGATATCCAAAATTTCAAGAAAGGGATGAAAAAGAACGAACTGTTGATCCAAGAATAGAATTAGAGAAAAAATGTGCAGTCAAATGTGTAAGACCAGTTAATGAATATCAAAGTTGTGTTAGTAGAGTGAAAGCAAGAACAGATAATAAGGGAAATTGTTTGGGTCAATATGAACAACTGTATATTTGTATTGATCATTGTGTGGCGAAGGATTTGTTTAATTATTTAGCTTAG